A single genomic interval of Acidovorax sp. 1608163 harbors:
- a CDS encoding alpha/beta hydrolase, translating to MLDLPLTFLQRPAAASTPHPWLLVLMHGVGSNEQDLFGLASHIPDHFHVVSLRAPFRMGPGSFAWFDFSIEPNGERTINEAQESQSRALVAQAVAAASAQLHVAPERVVVGGFSQGGIMALSLLLTQPGLLHAAMVWHSRLLAQVVPLTAPAEALHGRQLWLSHGTHDNVIPIAHAHAIAHHMAQLPVSVTFKEFPGAHEIRPAELAATVAWLQGLGSTPSAVL from the coding sequence ATGCTTGATTTGCCGCTCACCTTTTTGCAGCGCCCCGCTGCCGCTTCCACCCCCCACCCCTGGCTGCTGGTGCTGATGCACGGCGTGGGCAGCAACGAGCAAGATTTGTTTGGCCTGGCGTCGCACATTCCAGACCACTTCCATGTGGTGAGCTTGCGCGCACCGTTTCGCATGGGGCCGGGTTCGTTTGCCTGGTTTGATTTTTCGATTGAGCCCAATGGCGAGCGCACCATCAACGAAGCCCAAGAATCGCAAAGCCGGGCCCTGGTGGCACAGGCTGTGGCCGCTGCGTCTGCCCAGCTCCACGTTGCCCCTGAGCGGGTGGTGGTGGGCGGCTTCAGCCAGGGCGGCATCATGGCGCTGTCGCTGCTGTTGACCCAGCCCGGCCTGTTGCATGCCGCCATGGTGTGGCACAGCCGCCTGCTGGCGCAGGTGGTGCCCCTGACGGCCCCGGCCGAGGCGCTGCACGGCCGCCAACTGTGGCTGAGCCACGGCACGCACGATAACGTCATCCCCATCGCCCATGCCCATGCTATTGCGCACCACATGGCGCAACTGCCGGTGTCGGTCACGTTCAAAGAGTTTCCGGGCGCGCACGAGATTCGCCCCGCAGAGCTGGCTGCCACGGTGGCCTGGCTGCAGGGACTGGGCAGCACGC
- a CDS encoding class III extradiol ring-cleavage dioxygenase produces the protein MSTLPSALSAPQAISANAPALALPALFVSHGAPLFAVDAGETGPALGRWGQDLKAQFPGLRGVVIMSPHWMARSPLVMAGPQPATWHDFGGFPPALYQLQYPAPGSPALAAEVVALLGAAGMPAQGDASRPFDHGAWVPLMHLFPQADVPVVQVALPAAAGPAEVYAMGAALRSLRSQGVLVMGSGSMTHNLSEFFGGAREPAPYVVEFSRWIEDAVVRGDMKALLNYRSQAPHAARAHPTEDHFLPLFFALGAAGDDLRANYLSREVMYSMLAMDAFALHPIQ, from the coding sequence ATGTCTACGTTGCCCTCCGCACTGTCTGCCCCTCAAGCCATTTCTGCCAACGCCCCTGCCTTGGCTTTACCTGCGCTGTTTGTCTCGCACGGTGCACCGCTGTTTGCGGTGGATGCGGGCGAGACCGGGCCAGCATTGGGGCGCTGGGGGCAGGATTTGAAGGCGCAGTTTCCGGGCCTGCGGGGCGTGGTCATCATGTCGCCGCACTGGATGGCGCGCTCGCCCCTGGTCATGGCGGGCCCGCAGCCTGCCACTTGGCATGACTTTGGCGGGTTTCCGCCCGCGCTGTACCAGTTGCAATACCCTGCACCGGGCTCGCCAGCGCTGGCGGCCGAGGTGGTGGCGCTGCTCGGCGCAGCGGGCATGCCTGCGCAGGGCGATGCCTCCCGCCCGTTTGATCACGGTGCCTGGGTGCCGCTGATGCACCTGTTTCCGCAGGCCGATGTGCCGGTGGTGCAGGTGGCCTTGCCCGCAGCGGCTGGCCCGGCAGAGGTGTATGCCATGGGCGCTGCGTTGCGCAGCCTGCGCAGCCAGGGCGTGCTGGTGATGGGCTCGGGCAGCATGACGCACAACCTGTCGGAGTTTTTTGGTGGGGCCCGCGAGCCCGCGCCGTATGTGGTCGAGTTCAGCCGCTGGATTGAAGACGCCGTGGTGCGCGGCGACATGAAGGCGCTGCTCAACTACCGCAGCCAGGCACCCCACGCTGCGCGCGCCCACCCCACGGAAGACCACTTTTTGCCGCTGTTTTTTGCCCTGGGGGCAGCGGGCGACGATTTGCGCGCAAACTACCTGAGCCGCGAGGTGATGTACAGCATGCTGGCCATGGATGCGTTTGCCTTGCACCCAATTCAGTGA
- the arfB gene encoding alternative ribosome rescue aminoacyl-tRNA hydrolase ArfB — MMLAVAPLLCVDEQEVEFSAMRAQGAGGQNVNKVSSAVHLRFDVPASSLPEPVKERLLALRDTRITQEGVVVIKAQQFRSQEQNRADALARLNALVQSVAVAPRTRRATKPTYGSQQRRLAGKSQRGETKALRGRVRGGD, encoded by the coding sequence ATGATGCTGGCGGTGGCGCCTTTGCTGTGCGTGGATGAGCAGGAGGTGGAGTTTTCTGCCATGCGCGCCCAGGGGGCGGGTGGGCAGAACGTTAACAAGGTGTCGAGCGCGGTGCACCTGCGCTTTGATGTGCCCGCCTCTTCACTGCCTGAGCCGGTGAAAGAGCGCCTGCTGGCCTTGCGTGACACGCGCATCACCCAAGAGGGGGTGGTGGTGATCAAGGCGCAGCAGTTTCGCAGCCAGGAACAAAACCGTGCCGATGCGCTGGCGCGGCTGAATGCGCTGGTGCAGTCTGTGGCCGTGGCGCCCCGCACACGCCGCGCCACCAAGCCCACCTATGGCTCCCAGCAGCGCCGCCTGGCGGGCAAAAGCCAGCGGGGTGAGACCAAGGCGCTGCGGGGCAGGGTGCGGGGCGGGGATTGA
- a CDS encoding glutamine--tRNA ligase/YqeY domain fusion protein produces the protein MSTPTPANTLPAGTASAPESVKPSNFLRQIIEADLDKGTYASRRWAGTPGDAAHHTAGEPDPAKIRTRFPPEPNGYLHVGHAKSICINFGLARDYGGVCHLRFDDTNPEKEDTEYVNSIIDAVKWLGFDWNGSQGDYSAAPYQASDYFGFMYRAAEYLIEAGHAYVDEQTAEQMRVNRGDFSKPGVDSPFRSRTPAENLAKFREMRDGQHEDGSMVLRAKIDMASPNINMRDPAIYRIRRATHHNTGDTWCIYPMYTFAHPIEDALEQITHSLCTLEFEDQRPFYDWLLERLTEVVTLPDGRVVGGLLASPPPKQYEFARLNLTYVITSKRKLAQLVYDHKVSGWDDPRMPTIVGLRRRGYTPAAIQTFADRIGVTKSDSWIDYSTLEGCLREDLELKAHRGMAVLNPVKLVLTNWDEVMGAGHLEPCTLPALPHPPEGVESPVRHFTIGKEVWIEREDFEEVPPKGYKRLFPGNKVRLKGGYVIECTGCTKDANGVITEVLATVVPDTKSGTPGADTVKVKAAITWVGVADGVNAEVRMYDRLFLDAHPDAGGKDFIESLNPNSLKVVTAIVEPSLANAKPDDKFQFERHGYFVADRVDHRAGKPVFNLAVGLKDSWGK, from the coding sequence ATGAGCACCCCCACCCCCGCCAACACCCTACCTGCAGGCACCGCCTCAGCCCCTGAATCCGTCAAGCCCAGCAACTTCCTGCGCCAGATCATTGAAGCCGATCTGGACAAAGGCACCTACGCCAGCCGCCGCTGGGCTGGCACCCCCGGCGACGCCGCCCACCACACCGCAGGCGAGCCCGACCCGGCCAAAATCCGCACCCGCTTCCCGCCCGAGCCCAACGGCTACCTGCACGTCGGCCACGCCAAAAGCATCTGCATCAACTTTGGCCTGGCGCGCGACTACGGCGGCGTGTGCCACCTGCGCTTTGACGACACCAACCCCGAAAAAGAAGACACCGAATACGTCAACAGCATCATCGACGCGGTGAAATGGCTGGGCTTTGACTGGAACGGCAGCCAGGGCGACTACAGCGCCGCCCCTTACCAGGCCAGCGACTACTTTGGCTTCATGTACCGCGCGGCGGAATATTTGATCGAAGCTGGCCACGCCTACGTGGACGAACAAACCGCCGAACAAATGCGCGTGAACCGGGGCGACTTCAGCAAGCCCGGCGTAGACAGCCCCTTCCGCAGCCGCACCCCGGCCGAGAACTTGGCCAAGTTCCGCGAAATGCGCGACGGCCAGCACGAAGATGGATCGATGGTGCTGCGCGCCAAGATCGACATGGCCAGCCCCAACATCAACATGCGCGACCCGGCCATCTACCGCATTCGCCGCGCCACCCACCACAACACGGGCGACACATGGTGCATTTACCCCATGTACACCTTTGCGCACCCCATTGAAGATGCGCTAGAGCAAATCACCCACAGCCTGTGCACGCTGGAGTTTGAAGACCAACGCCCCTTCTACGACTGGCTACTGGAGCGCTTGACGGAAGTGGTAACACTTCCCGATGGTCGCGTTGTGGGCGGCCTGCTCGCATCGCCCCCACCTAAGCAGTACGAATTTGCACGCCTGAACCTCACCTACGTCATCACCAGCAAGCGCAAGCTCGCCCAGCTGGTGTACGACCATAAAGTGAGCGGCTGGGACGACCCCCGCATGCCCACCATCGTGGGCCTGCGCCGCCGTGGCTACACCCCCGCCGCCATCCAGACCTTTGCCGACCGCATTGGCGTGACCAAGTCCGACAGCTGGATCGACTACAGCACCCTGGAAGGCTGCCTGCGCGAAGACCTGGAGCTGAAGGCCCACCGCGGCATGGCCGTGCTCAACCCCGTCAAGCTGGTGCTGACCAACTGGGACGAAGTGATGGGCGCAGGCCACCTGGAGCCCTGCACCCTGCCCGCCCTGCCCCACCCGCCCGAAGGCGTGGAAAGCCCCGTGCGCCACTTCACCATCGGCAAAGAAGTTTGGATCGAACGCGAAGACTTTGAAGAAGTGCCGCCCAAGGGCTACAAGCGACTCTTCCCCGGCAACAAGGTGCGCCTGAAGGGCGGCTATGTGATTGAGTGCACCGGCTGCACCAAAGACGCCAACGGCGTCATCACCGAAGTGCTGGCCACCGTGGTGCCCGACACCAAGAGCGGCACCCCCGGCGCCGACACCGTCAAGGTGAAAGCCGCCATCACCTGGGTGGGCGTGGCCGACGGCGTGAACGCCGAAGTGCGCATGTACGACCGCCTGTTCCTGGACGCCCACCCCGACGCGGGTGGCAAAGACTTCATTGAAAGCCTGAACCCGAACAGCCTGAAGGTAGTGACGGCCATCGTGGAGCCGTCATTGGCGAATGCCAAGCCAGACGACAAGTTCCAGTTTGAACGGCACGGGTACTTTGTGGCGGACCGGGTGGATCACCGGGCGGGGAAGCCGGTGTTTAACTTGGCGGTGGGGCTGAAGGATAGTTGGGGGAAATAA
- a CDS encoding NACHT domain-containing NTPase — protein MPFFVPLPLLAKNQTSIFEHLLNPIQAKTDNHAKSFLTRVLNNGHAIILLDSLDEVPRDIRPKIIEEINDFCKIFSSVKVVVSCRTADYREVLEKFCEVEVAKLEPVSVEKIVKAWFNTDKPKAEALCRLIKQDRGIADLTETPLLLSLLCVQFRHDLSLPKRKAELFRRCTETLLRDWDATRGFRRDSAFEGLTDFNKEKLFEEIAGNFTVTEFAFTFPRTELLKQMRAFSQRVDLAEEDAEGILLEIDQHHGILEQFSQDDYGFSHTSFQEYFAAKHLISKRLERKIVQAKYDNQDWYPIIEFVVALMDDPTEIINFLIEKSSIAGLTNYPPMAKRTTWLYLLYRCLATKPYVNPTVRTRAIEHLIESQIEIARIYGMGGVFPIAQYINGGIRHPFLWTNRRQSLTEALAPYRLLSNEILNTPLDGYADAVFRRVENIDQRLNSISLTDTKKIVPTTDTDKEKDLRLERAKKQYLRNSLIANLVTPLARISPSLTIASLNTLKSEGQWSSNVLKQSIELIEKDVGLMRK, from the coding sequence ATTCCATTCTTTGTGCCACTCCCTCTTTTGGCAAAGAATCAAACGTCCATTTTTGAGCATTTGCTAAACCCAATCCAAGCAAAAACAGACAACCACGCAAAGAGTTTCCTTACGCGCGTACTAAATAATGGCCATGCGATTATATTACTTGACTCCCTAGATGAAGTGCCGCGAGATATTCGTCCAAAAATCATTGAGGAAATAAATGATTTTTGCAAAATTTTTTCGAGCGTCAAAGTAGTTGTTTCCTGTCGTACCGCCGACTATCGCGAGGTTTTAGAAAAATTTTGTGAAGTTGAAGTCGCAAAACTAGAGCCCGTCTCAGTTGAAAAAATTGTTAAAGCTTGGTTCAATACAGATAAACCAAAGGCAGAAGCGCTCTGCCGACTCATTAAGCAAGACAGGGGAATTGCAGATTTAACGGAAACACCACTGCTTCTAAGCCTCTTGTGCGTTCAATTTCGTCACGATCTTTCACTTCCGAAGCGGAAGGCTGAACTTTTCAGACGATGCACAGAAACCCTACTCCGCGATTGGGATGCTACGCGAGGTTTTCGACGAGACTCTGCATTCGAAGGATTGACCGATTTCAATAAAGAAAAATTATTCGAAGAAATCGCTGGAAATTTCACAGTTACAGAGTTTGCTTTTACATTTCCAAGAACAGAGCTATTAAAGCAGATGCGTGCTTTTAGTCAGCGTGTTGATCTTGCCGAAGAGGATGCAGAAGGAATACTTTTAGAAATAGACCAGCATCATGGAATTCTTGAGCAGTTCTCGCAGGATGACTATGGATTTAGCCACACGTCATTTCAAGAATACTTTGCGGCAAAGCATCTCATATCCAAGCGGCTTGAGAGAAAAATCGTACAAGCAAAATACGACAATCAAGACTGGTATCCAATTATAGAGTTTGTCGTAGCATTAATGGATGACCCCACGGAAATAATTAATTTTTTAATCGAAAAATCTTCTATTGCAGGTCTGACGAACTATCCTCCGATGGCCAAACGAACTACTTGGCTGTATCTTTTATATAGATGCTTAGCAACCAAACCATATGTTAATCCTACTGTTCGCACAAGAGCAATTGAGCACCTCATTGAGTCTCAAATAGAAATTGCTCGGATCTACGGCATGGGTGGCGTCTTCCCAATCGCACAATACATCAATGGTGGAATTCGGCATCCATTTTTATGGACAAATCGTCGACAAAGCCTCACAGAGGCACTGGCACCATACCGACTTCTATCCAATGAAATTTTAAATACTCCATTAGATGGCTATGCAGATGCAGTTTTTCGACGAGTTGAAAATATTGATCAACGCTTAAACTCAATCTCGCTTACAGACACAAAGAAAATAGTTCCGACCACAGACACCGATAAAGAAAAAGATTTGCGCTTGGAGAGAGCCAAAAAACAATACCTAAGAAATTCATTAATAGCAAATTTAGTCACTCCACTTGCACGAATTTCACCAAGCCTGACGATTGCCTCACTAAATACCTTGAAATCCGAAGGCCAATGGTCATCCAATGTACTCAAGCAAAGTATTGAACTAATCGAAAAAGATGTTGGCCTTATGCGAAAATAA
- a CDS encoding phospholipase D family protein — protein MAKFLSTTGTNYHLEELIKSASDRLILISPFLKLNDRMKELLADKNRLKIDVRIVYGKSELQPQEIEWLRGLTYIRTSFCKNLHAKCYMNEEMCIITSLNLYEFSQVNNNEMGILIQRSDDGQLYKDAYEEAQRIIRISDEVRISLERVTSDGDVSGKDDDKGATDAPTDKLTSSKIGQKLGLKTAQFLDRATELGYLVADGDKHTITPKGEKVGVEFVAKSRFGPYFLWPQDFHLV, from the coding sequence ATGGCAAAGTTTCTTTCGACAACCGGCACCAACTATCACCTTGAAGAACTCATCAAGAGTGCGTCAGATCGCCTGATTCTGATCAGCCCTTTCCTCAAACTCAACGACCGGATGAAGGAGCTTCTGGCCGATAAAAACCGTCTGAAAATCGACGTCCGTATCGTCTATGGCAAAAGCGAGTTGCAGCCACAAGAAATTGAATGGCTGCGCGGCCTGACCTACATCCGCACCAGCTTCTGCAAGAACTTGCATGCCAAGTGCTACATGAATGAAGAGATGTGCATCATCACCAGCCTGAATCTGTACGAATTCAGCCAGGTGAATAACAACGAGATGGGCATCCTGATTCAGCGCAGCGACGACGGGCAGCTCTACAAAGACGCTTATGAAGAGGCGCAGCGCATCATTCGCATCAGCGATGAAGTCCGCATTTCTTTGGAGCGAGTTACCAGCGACGGCGATGTGAGTGGCAAGGACGACGATAAAGGTGCGACGGATGCGCCAACAGACAAGCTCACGTCATCCAAGATTGGGCAAAAGCTGGGGTTAAAAACAGCACAGTTCTTGGATCGCGCAACGGAGCTGGGTTATCTGGTCGCCGATGGCGACAAACACACCATCACACCTAAAGGCGAAAAAGTGGGCGTGGAGTTCGTTGCCAAATCGCGGTTCGGCCCGTACTTCTTGTGGCCGCAAGACTTCCATCTGGTCTGA
- a CDS encoding DUF924 family protein gives MAPQSIIHFWFTELTPQQHFAKDAALDENIRTRFAPTLEAAARCELFPWRATPEGRLAEILVLDQFSRNVHRDTVRAFAQDALALALAQELVASGQDRSLPTAQRVFVYMPYMHSESAVIHEQALKLFAQPGMENNLDFERRHKAIIDRFGRYPHRNAVLGRSSTPEELAFLNEPGSSF, from the coding sequence ATGGCGCCGCAGTCCATCATCCACTTCTGGTTCACCGAGCTAACCCCTCAGCAGCACTTCGCCAAAGACGCAGCGTTAGACGAAAACATCCGCACCCGCTTCGCCCCCACGCTAGAGGCCGCAGCCCGCTGTGAACTGTTCCCCTGGCGCGCCACGCCCGAGGGTCGGCTGGCAGAAATCCTGGTGCTGGACCAGTTCTCGCGCAACGTGCACCGCGACACCGTCCGCGCCTTTGCCCAAGACGCGCTGGCCCTTGCCCTGGCGCAAGAGCTGGTGGCCAGCGGGCAAGACCGCAGCCTGCCCACAGCGCAACGCGTGTTCGTCTACATGCCGTACATGCACAGCGAATCTGCCGTGATCCACGAGCAAGCCCTCAAGCTGTTTGCGCAGCCGGGCATGGAAAACAACCTGGACTTTGAGCGCCGCCATAAGGCCATCATTGACCGCTTTGGGCGTTACCCGCACCGCAATGCCGTGCTGGGCCGCAGCTCTACGCCTGAAGAACTGGCGTTTTTGAACGAGCCTGGGTCTTCGTTCTAA
- a CDS encoding CPBP family intramembrane glutamic endopeptidase produces MHKPTGQASVAMERFGWIERPGREFPFFNNQPARISGPQWLLLMAAAAAGLLVVTLPIAWPWPPAGRLIPSVLLALIPLACLRWVAPGHWQSLFARVSVRDVLWMFFFALLNIVVTVAVGLMLTSVMPQATNPGATMLQASGPWERVIIFANMAPQLLGEELITILPFLALMALFTQRLGARRKTAVVAAWLLSAALFGLMHLPTYGWNVIQCLAIIGTARLVLTLPWIMTKNLWVSTGAHIINDWTLFGMGLLSGGALLWTPAGV; encoded by the coding sequence ATGCACAAACCGACCGGGCAAGCATCGGTGGCGATGGAGCGTTTTGGCTGGATTGAGCGGCCGGGGCGCGAGTTTCCTTTCTTCAACAACCAGCCTGCCCGCATCTCCGGGCCGCAGTGGCTGCTGCTGATGGCTGCGGCGGCTGCCGGGTTGCTGGTGGTGACTTTGCCAATTGCTTGGCCTTGGCCCCCTGCGGGCAGGCTGATTCCGTCGGTACTGCTTGCGCTGATTCCCTTGGCTTGCCTGCGCTGGGTGGCTCCGGGGCATTGGCAAAGTTTGTTTGCCAGGGTGTCTGTGCGCGATGTGCTGTGGATGTTTTTCTTTGCGCTGCTCAACATTGTGGTGACGGTGGCCGTGGGGTTGATGCTGACATCGGTGATGCCCCAGGCGACCAACCCTGGCGCGACGATGTTGCAGGCCAGCGGCCCGTGGGAGCGCGTCATCATCTTTGCCAACATGGCGCCGCAGCTTCTGGGGGAGGAGCTGATCACCATCCTGCCCTTTTTGGCGCTGATGGCGCTGTTCACCCAACGTTTGGGGGCCCGCCGCAAAACCGCTGTGGTGGCAGCGTGGCTCCTGTCTGCGGCCCTGTTTGGCCTGATGCATCTGCCTACGTATGGGTGGAATGTGATCCAGTGCCTGGCCATCATCGGCACCGCCAGGCTGGTGCTGACGCTGCCGTGGATCATGACCAAGAACCTCTGGGTTTCTACGGGCGCGCACATCATCAACGACTGGACGCTGTTTGGAATGGGTTTGCTGAGTGGGGGTGCGCTGTTGTGGACGCCAGCAGGGGTTTAG
- a CDS encoding helix-turn-helix domain-containing protein, with the protein MPSPAPITPEHCAAQLQTLGAQIRAQRKALRLSATVTAEAAGLSRVTLHRIEKGEPSVTMGAWCNAMAALGMGLLAQTGTQAPPAAEADHTGWIPARVALADYPQLRALAWQVHGTDTLTPAEALGIYERNARHLDMAAMPAHEQALLEALRLALQPAANAGASDAV; encoded by the coding sequence ATGCCATCACCCGCACCGATTACACCTGAACATTGCGCCGCCCAGTTGCAAACCCTGGGCGCGCAGATTCGCGCACAGCGCAAGGCGCTGCGTCTGAGCGCCACGGTGACGGCAGAGGCGGCAGGGCTGTCGCGGGTGACGCTGCACCGCATTGAGAAGGGCGAGCCCTCGGTGACCATGGGCGCGTGGTGCAACGCCATGGCGGCGCTGGGCATGGGGCTGCTGGCCCAGACGGGCACGCAGGCACCGCCCGCCGCAGAGGCAGATCACACGGGCTGGATTCCGGCGCGGGTGGCGCTGGCGGACTACCCGCAGCTGCGCGCATTGGCGTGGCAGGTGCATGGCACGGACACCCTCACCCCTGCCGAGGCGCTGGGCATTTACGAACGCAATGCCCGTCACCTGGACATGGCTGCCATGCCTGCCCACGAGCAGGCGTTGCTAGAGGCATTGCGGCTGGCACTGCAGCCCGCCGCTAACGCGGGGGCCAGCGATGCAGTTTGA
- a CDS encoding nucleotidyl transferase AbiEii/AbiGii toxin family protein, translating to MQFERPHHQRIAHVLAAMNGDTLRQQGCLFGGGTCIALRYGEYRESVDIDFLVSDAGGYRELRHLLTGPDGLAAITHPHAQPLVALREIRADQYGIRTQVQMDGQAIKLEIVREARIALEPPVAGDTVCGVSTLTRLDLAASKLLVNSDRQADDGVFSRDVIDLAMMELPLPALRAALAKAAEAYGPSVARDLGKAIDRLQTRTGWLERCMQAMGMLMPKAALWQKVRALRRIVPEA from the coding sequence ATGCAGTTTGAGCGCCCGCACCACCAGCGCATTGCGCATGTGCTGGCGGCGATGAATGGGGACACGCTGCGGCAGCAAGGCTGCCTGTTTGGGGGCGGCACCTGCATTGCGTTGCGCTACGGCGAGTACCGCGAGTCGGTAGACATTGACTTTTTGGTGTCGGACGCGGGCGGTTACCGGGAGCTTCGGCACCTGCTCACCGGCCCTGATGGCTTGGCCGCCATCACCCACCCGCATGCCCAGCCGCTGGTGGCCCTGCGCGAGATTAGGGCCGACCAGTACGGCATTCGCACGCAGGTGCAGATGGATGGGCAGGCCATCAAGCTGGAGATCGTGCGCGAGGCGCGCATTGCACTGGAGCCACCGGTGGCGGGCGACACGGTGTGCGGGGTCAGCACGCTGACACGGCTAGACCTGGCTGCATCCAAGCTGTTGGTCAACTCAGACCGGCAGGCCGACGATGGCGTGTTCAGCCGCGACGTGATCGACCTTGCCATGATGGAGCTACCCCTGCCCGCCTTGCGCGCCGCGCTGGCCAAGGCCGCAGAAGCCTATGGCCCTTCGGTGGCGCGTGACCTGGGCAAGGCCATAGACCGGCTGCAAACCCGCACCGGCTGGCTGGAGCGCTGCATGCAAGCGATGGGCATGCTCATGCCCAAAGCGGCGCTGTGGCAAAAGGTGCGCGCCCTGCGGCGCATCGTGCCCGAGGCCTGA
- a CDS encoding diguanylate cyclase, with translation MPTTPGMSRVQRAVLAAVFAAILVAGWLAAQSLLELVRAQRALDEAHRAVHVKDLLIRQMLDAETSQRGYLIAGSSEYLAPYHVAVAEIKQTRRQLERMSPDAQDALQLEALMEQVDQKLAELAETVALHTSGKGEQAAAIVRSGHGRNLMEDIRAKAQQFSAGQEEHINVLRAEHAQAITHAYLTLGLALLTSIGLLVFVLARSIAFARKTAANECDLMNRNTELLAQAARTNEHNAHMQRLSELGRFLQTCEDMEEAQGLLAERLPALLRSTSGAMYLMAASRNQLRRCVAWGERPFVEFFEPHECWSLRKGQPFAQPGAGSASTCRHLQACEVPSPPGTLCFPVASHGDLNGMLVLDPQSQGVDLPEALVAQLRQTALEQVSLSLGNLRLRESLRQQSIRDALTGLYNRRFLDESLAREILRAERRGPQQPDAPLAVLMIDVDHFKQFNDKFGHELGDRVLRGVAQTLTDTVRASDLVARYGGEEFTVVLPNTTPQVALERAQALCDAVMKMPPVADGGNVHPPITISVGMACMPEDGQDANALVQNADAALYRAKRDGRNRVVRYTAGV, from the coding sequence ATGCCAACAACGCCGGGAATGTCGCGAGTGCAACGCGCAGTGCTGGCCGCTGTGTTCGCAGCCATTTTGGTGGCAGGCTGGCTTGCGGCGCAGAGCTTGCTGGAGCTGGTGCGCGCACAGCGTGCGCTGGACGAGGCGCACCGCGCGGTGCACGTGAAGGACCTGCTCATCCGCCAGATGCTGGACGCGGAGACCAGCCAGCGGGGCTATCTGATTGCGGGCAGCTCGGAGTACCTGGCGCCCTACCACGTGGCGGTGGCAGAGATCAAACAGACGCGGCGCCAGCTAGAGCGCATGAGCCCCGACGCGCAAGACGCCCTGCAGCTCGAGGCGCTGATGGAGCAGGTGGACCAAAAGCTGGCAGAGCTGGCCGAGACCGTGGCGCTGCACACCAGCGGCAAAGGCGAGCAGGCGGCAGCCATTGTGCGCAGCGGCCATGGCCGCAATCTGATGGAAGACATTCGCGCCAAGGCGCAGCAGTTTTCTGCGGGGCAAGAGGAGCACATCAACGTCCTGCGGGCCGAGCATGCTCAGGCCATCACCCACGCCTACCTCACGCTGGGGCTGGCGCTGCTCACCAGCATTGGTCTGCTGGTGTTTGTGCTGGCGCGCAGCATAGCGTTTGCGCGCAAAACTGCTGCCAACGAATGCGACCTGATGAACCGCAACACCGAGCTGCTGGCACAGGCGGCCCGCACCAACGAGCACAACGCGCACATGCAGCGGCTGTCTGAGCTGGGGCGCTTTTTGCAGACCTGCGAAGACATGGAAGAGGCCCAGGGCCTGCTGGCCGAGCGCCTGCCCGCGCTGCTGCGGTCAACGTCTGGGGCGATGTACCTGATGGCGGCCTCGCGCAACCAGTTGCGCCGCTGCGTGGCCTGGGGTGAGCGGCCTTTTGTAGAGTTTTTTGAACCGCACGAGTGCTGGTCGCTTCGCAAGGGGCAGCCCTTCGCGCAGCCCGGTGCAGGCAGCGCCAGCACCTGCCGCCATTTGCAAGCGTGCGAGGTGCCCTCGCCACCGGGCACGCTGTGCTTTCCCGTGGCATCGCACGGCGACCTGAACGGCATGCTGGTGCTAGACCCGCAAAGCCAAGGGGTGGACTTGCCCGAAGCGCTGGTGGCACAGTTGCGGCAGACGGCGCTGGAGCAGGTGTCCCTGTCGCTAGGCAACCTGCGCCTGCGCGAGTCGCTGCGCCAGCAGTCCATTCGCGATGCACTGACGGGGCTGTACAACCGCCGCTTTCTGGACGAATCCTTGGCGCGCGAGATTTTGCGGGCCGAGCGGCGCGGCCCCCAGCAGCCCGATGCTCCGCTGGCGGTGCTGATGATTGACGTGGACCACTTCAAGCAGTTCAACGACAAGTTTGGCCACGAGCTGGGCGACCGGGTGCTGCGCGGCGTGGCGCAGACCCTGACCGACACGGTGCGCGCGAGCGACCTGGTAGCGCGCTATGGCGGCGAGGAGTTCACTGTGGTGCTGCCCAACACCACGCCGCAGGTGGCGCTGGAGCGCGCCCAGGCCTTGTGCGATGCGGTGATGAAAATGCCCCCGGTGGCTGACGGTGGCAACGTGCATCCGCCCATCACGATTTCCGTGGGCATGGCGTGCATGCCCGAGGATGGGCAGGATGCCAATGCGCTGGTGCAGAACGCCGACGCAGCGCTGTACCGCGCCAAACGCGATGGACGCAACCGCGTGGTGCGCTACACCGCCGGGGTGTGA